In one window of Thalassotalea agarivorans DNA:
- a CDS encoding WD40/YVTN/BNR-like repeat-containing protein, whose product MKRFLAMAIVSLFSLTAIAESQIKPAITAPLADKSLLLDIAVTSSGKLVVVGEHGNILHSSNGQTWEQANVPVQSTLTAVTFVNPSLGWAVGHDATILATTDGGYSWKVQQHMPELEKPLLDIVFKNDKQGIAVGAYGLFFVTNDGGNTWTDVFQEELLYIEDLEYLNELKLEDEEAYLDERSSILPHFNRIYLDGRTMYLAGEIGLLAKSNDFGDTWQRLDEIYEGSFFDIARTHKGNLLAVGLRGNMFHSDKNGSHWEQIDVDTTALLNAVVLAGEERLFVLGNNGVILESFDDGRSFRARNQDDGKALIAGVWYNNQLIVVAENGVKVIEEIK is encoded by the coding sequence ATGAAGCGTTTTCTTGCAATGGCCATAGTGTCATTATTTTCCTTAACCGCAATTGCTGAAAGTCAGATTAAACCAGCAATAACTGCTCCACTAGCAGATAAATCATTGTTACTAGATATTGCCGTAACAAGCAGTGGAAAGTTGGTTGTCGTTGGTGAGCATGGCAATATTTTACACTCTTCAAATGGTCAAACGTGGGAACAAGCCAATGTGCCTGTGCAAAGCACATTAACCGCGGTAACTTTCGTTAACCCAAGTCTTGGTTGGGCAGTAGGACATGACGCAACAATTTTAGCAACAACGGATGGTGGCTATAGCTGGAAAGTTCAGCAGCATATGCCTGAACTAGAAAAGCCGTTGCTTGATATCGTTTTTAAAAATGACAAACAGGGCATAGCTGTAGGTGCTTATGGTCTGTTTTTCGTCACCAATGACGGCGGTAATACTTGGACGGATGTATTCCAAGAAGAGCTGCTTTATATTGAAGATTTAGAATATCTAAATGAGCTTAAACTAGAAGATGAAGAGGCTTACCTCGATGAGCGTTCGTCTATCCTTCCTCATTTTAATCGTATTTATTTAGATGGCCGCACTATGTATTTGGCAGGTGAAATCGGCTTACTCGCTAAAAGCAACGACTTTGGCGATACTTGGCAACGTTTAGATGAAATTTATGAAGGTTCATTTTTTGATATAGCGCGCACTCATAAGGGCAACTTATTGGCAGTTGGTCTGCGCGGTAATATGTTCCATAGCGATAAAAATGGCTCACATTGGGAACAAATTGATGTTGATACAACAGCCTTATTGAATGCTGTTGTGCTAGCGGGAGAAGAGCGCTTATTTGTACTAGGCAATAACGGCGTTATTCTTGAGAGCTTTGATGATGGACGCAGTTTTAGAGCGCGTAATCAGGACGATGGTAAAGCGTTAATCGCAGGTGTTTGGTATAACAACCAACTGATTGTAGTAGCCGAAAACGGCGTAAAAGTAATAGAAGAAATTAAATAA
- a CDS encoding DUF1329 domain-containing protein yields the protein MKKLTLLSAAVSLVLSGAALAKISSEEAAKLQGELTPFGAVKGANADGSIPAWTGGITSAPAGYTPGDHHPDPFPNDQVMYTVTKANLDQYKSLLTEGQIKLFETYPDTFKMNVYQTRRSASYPQHVYDATIVNATNAELIEEGNGIQGAAVGIPFPVPQNGLEAIWNHILRYRGEALTREGGQAAPTAGGNYTYIGFDESLMLPYNVQGADAAELQETNILFKFKQKVTQPARLAGTALLVHETMDQIKTPRQAWTYNTGQRRVRRAPNVAYDAPGTASDGLRTTDDFDMFNGAPDRYTWTLKGKQELLIPYNDYRLHSDSLKYDDIIKAGHINPEHVRYEKHRVWVVEANLKDGTRHQYKKRVFFIDEDSWQIAVTDIYDNNDELYRVGVAHGINYYEVPTQWSTLEVFHDLNSRRYIAIGLDNETRMYDFSAKLKDSQFTSRALSRDGRR from the coding sequence ATGAAAAAACTTACACTATTATCAGCAGCAGTGTCGCTGGTACTTTCAGGTGCAGCGTTAGCAAAAATTAGCTCTGAAGAAGCGGCTAAATTACAAGGTGAATTAACACCATTTGGTGCCGTAAAAGGTGCGAATGCAGACGGTTCTATTCCAGCATGGACTGGCGGTATTACGTCGGCACCAGCAGGATATACGCCTGGTGATCATCACCCTGATCCGTTTCCTAACGATCAAGTAATGTACACAGTAACAAAAGCGAACCTTGATCAATACAAGTCGCTTTTAACTGAAGGTCAAATTAAATTATTTGAAACTTACCCTGACACATTCAAAATGAATGTTTATCAAACACGTCGCAGTGCGTCGTATCCACAACACGTTTATGATGCGACTATAGTGAATGCAACAAATGCAGAACTAATTGAAGAAGGCAACGGTATTCAAGGTGCTGCGGTTGGTATTCCATTCCCTGTGCCACAAAATGGTTTGGAAGCTATTTGGAACCACATTCTACGTTATCGTGGTGAAGCTTTAACGCGTGAAGGTGGTCAAGCGGCGCCAACAGCAGGCGGCAACTACACTTACATCGGTTTTGATGAGTCATTGATGTTGCCTTACAACGTTCAGGGCGCAGATGCAGCTGAGCTACAAGAAACCAATATTTTGTTTAAGTTTAAGCAGAAAGTGACCCAGCCAGCACGTTTGGCGGGTACAGCGTTACTTGTTCATGAAACAATGGATCAAATCAAAACGCCACGTCAAGCTTGGACTTACAATACAGGTCAACGCCGTGTTCGTCGTGCACCTAACGTAGCTTACGATGCACCAGGTACAGCGTCAGATGGTTTACGTACAACAGATGACTTCGATATGTTTAACGGTGCACCAGATCGTTACACGTGGACACTTAAAGGTAAGCAAGAGTTGTTAATTCCTTACAACGACTATCGTTTACATAGCGACAGCCTTAAGTATGACGACATCATCAAAGCGGGTCATATCAACCCTGAACATGTGCGTTATGAAAAGCACCGTGTATGGGTGGTAGAAGCTAACTTAAAAGACGGCACGCGTCATCAGTATAAGAAACGTGTATTCTTTATTGATGAAGACAGCTGGCAAATTGCAGTAACAGATATTTATGATAACAACGACGAGCTATATCGTGTGGGTGTTGCTCATGGTATTAACTACTATGAAGTTCCTACGCAATGGTCTACGCTTGAAGTATTTCATGATCTGAACTCACGTCGTTACATTGCTATCGGTTTAGATAACGAAACGAGAATGTACGACTTCTCTGCTAAACTTAAAGACTCACAGTTTACTTCACGCGCATTAAGCCGCGACGGACGTCGATAA
- a CDS encoding DUF1302 domain-containing protein, with product MKHCVRTFCRKPLAVGIAAALMATTAPQALAAKWQVGDVDISFDSTFSYGSAWRVEDRDWTNQVGKSNNLNNGFDFSNWTIANQVPGQQQVWDGLGSYSTNGDLGNLNFDSGEQFSSLVKGTHELEVQYENIGFFVRGTYFYDFAMSDSDRPWANQLTGITNDPCRDDEAAERICSDVRLLDAFVYGDFELGEMPFSVRVGQQVINWGESTLISHGISETNAVDIAILRAPGSELKEAFIPAGAVWASLGVSENFNVEAFYQYEWEKTILPPPGSYFSTNDFAGFGGQHNLIQLGFAANPDIDLDYLLANLNALGQGVAAGVVDPVTAGTALTGYATKVTLRGTSAVAESEPKDGGQYGLRLSWYLPSLNDTELSAYYMNYHSRRPLFSGKTADFTRAENNVTKLARLAARGEVLDESNFTNLDMFSQLVLAYPEDIKMYAMSFNTTLGATSWAGEISYRQDEPLQIDDVELIFAAMPQQLANTGDPAFAALDGISQLNDPATGQPYGSGEVADGFILSDTVQAQMTFTNLWGPTIGASQFTTLLEVGGININDMPEQDVLRLNGPGTARSGGIASAPGLNDFIQDGVETNPFPTEFAWGYRLVGKLDYTNVFGMFNVSPRAVFAHDVSGITPDPLFLFIEDRKSLSLGVSFDYQSKWSADVSYNSFFDGVGTTNQLSDRDFVSFNIKYSI from the coding sequence ATGAAACATTGCGTGCGCACGTTTTGTCGTAAACCGCTAGCGGTTGGAATTGCGGCAGCGCTAATGGCTACAACAGCACCACAAGCACTTGCTGCTAAATGGCAAGTCGGTGATGTCGATATTAGCTTTGACTCAACATTTTCATATGGTAGTGCATGGCGTGTTGAAGACAGAGACTGGACAAATCAAGTTGGTAAATCAAACAACTTGAACAACGGTTTTGATTTCAGCAACTGGACTATCGCTAACCAAGTACCAGGTCAACAACAAGTATGGGATGGCTTAGGTAGCTATTCAACCAATGGCGACTTGGGCAACCTTAACTTCGACTCTGGCGAACAGTTCTCAAGTTTAGTTAAAGGTACACATGAATTAGAAGTTCAATACGAAAATATTGGCTTTTTTGTTCGTGGCACCTATTTCTACGATTTCGCTATGTCAGACAGCGACCGCCCTTGGGCAAACCAACTCACTGGTATTACAAATGACCCTTGTCGCGACGACGAAGCAGCAGAGCGTATTTGTTCAGACGTACGTCTATTAGATGCGTTTGTTTACGGTGACTTTGAACTTGGCGAAATGCCATTTTCTGTCCGTGTTGGTCAACAAGTTATCAACTGGGGTGAGTCTACGCTTATCTCTCACGGTATTAGTGAAACAAACGCGGTAGATATTGCGATTTTACGTGCACCGGGTTCAGAACTTAAAGAAGCGTTTATTCCAGCGGGTGCTGTGTGGGCTTCATTAGGTGTATCGGAAAACTTCAACGTTGAAGCTTTCTACCAATATGAGTGGGAAAAAACAATTTTACCACCACCGGGTAGCTATTTTTCTACCAACGACTTCGCTGGTTTTGGCGGTCAACATAACCTAATTCAATTAGGTTTTGCTGCAAACCCAGATATTGACTTAGATTACTTACTAGCAAACTTAAATGCATTAGGACAAGGTGTTGCTGCGGGTGTAGTTGACCCAGTAACAGCAGGTACAGCATTAACAGGCTATGCAACTAAAGTAACCCTTCGTGGTACCAGTGCAGTTGCAGAAAGCGAGCCTAAAGATGGTGGTCAGTATGGTCTACGTTTAAGTTGGTACCTACCAAGCTTGAACGACACTGAGCTAAGTGCATACTACATGAACTATCATAGCCGTCGCCCATTATTCTCTGGTAAAACAGCGGACTTTACTCGTGCAGAAAACAACGTAACCAAGCTAGCGCGTCTAGCGGCACGTGGTGAAGTATTAGACGAGTCAAACTTCACAAACTTAGATATGTTCTCGCAACTTGTACTTGCATATCCTGAAGATATCAAAATGTACGCGATGAGTTTCAATACGACATTAGGTGCAACATCGTGGGCGGGTGAAATTTCTTACCGTCAAGACGAGCCACTGCAAATTGATGACGTAGAGCTTATTTTCGCAGCAATGCCACAACAGTTAGCAAACACGGGTGACCCAGCGTTTGCAGCATTAGATGGTATTTCGCAATTAAATGATCCTGCAACAGGCCAGCCATACGGTTCAGGTGAAGTCGCAGATGGATTCATTTTATCTGACACTGTTCAGGCACAAATGACGTTCACAAACCTTTGGGGTCCAACGATTGGTGCAAGTCAATTTACGACACTATTAGAGGTAGGTGGTATCAACATTAATGATATGCCAGAACAAGATGTATTGCGTTTAAATGGCCCAGGTACTGCACGGAGTGGTGGTATTGCAAGTGCGCCGGGATTAAACGACTTCATTCAGGATGGTGTTGAAACTAACCCATTCCCAACTGAATTTGCTTGGGGTTATCGTTTAGTCGGTAAATTAGATTACACCAACGTGTTTGGTATGTTTAACGTATCGCCACGTGCTGTATTTGCGCATGACGTTTCGGGTATTACTCCTGATCCATTGTTCTTATTTATTGAAGACCGTAAGTCACTTTCTTTAGGTGTATCGTTTGATTACCAAAGCAAGTGGTCTGCAGATGTAAGCTACAACAGCTTCTTCGATGGTGTTGGTACAACAAACCAGCTATCAGACCGTGACTTCGTATCATTTAATATCAAGTATTCAATTTAA
- the pepN gene encoding aminopeptidase N — protein MAEFQPRFLSDYQSPAFTIKKVDLTFDLYDNDTLVTAIMQVSRIDKSSKQLRLDGEHLTLVSVAIDGQLLAADQYQLDDSSLTLSIEQDDFTLEIETKIDPENNTALEGLYKSGGAFCTQCEAEGFRRITYFLDRPDVLAEYTTTVIADENVYPYLLANGNKIAESSVENGRHSVTWHDPFPKPSYLFALVAGDFDLLSDTYKTASGRQVALEIFVDKGNIEKAHHAMASLKKSMAWDEQTYNLEYDLDIYMIVAVDFFNMGAMENKGLNVFNSKFVLADNATATDTDFFNVEAVIAHEYFHNWTGNRVTCRDWFQLSLKEGLTVFRDQSFSADMHSKAVCRIQNVRLLRRMQFPEDASPMAHPIRPEKVVEMNNFYTMTVYEKGAEVIRMLHRIVGDDGFKKGMALYFERHDGHAVTCDDFVDAMADASQVDLSQFKVWYEQAGTPTVKVEKQFDQAKNELTLHVSQHHPDLPVNKTTKDLLIPIAIELITQAGSQSHLLTLSQAQQTFTFKHLENEPVVALFTDFSAPVKVEFEQTDQALNTIITDAKDEFSRWDACQSLFMREIFALINAPSKAVSATLLATVSSILNSEGDNALKAEMLTLPSFDEIAELCDSVEPQAICRAVETLKQTIAGELASEFKQVFTSNQQTTYSKDAKSIANRALKNVCLNYMARSEQYASMVSKQYYEADNMTDGIAAFSTAVIANLPDLSAISEHFANKWKDTTLVMDKWYSVMAQQQQDTFTKLQALLDSESFTLHNPNRARSLIGAFAMNNPQHFHCESGQGYRFLADRVIELNAINPQVAARLITPLIQFGRFDQATQQKMKREISRIASIDKLARDLKEKVSAALSS, from the coding sequence ATGGCAGAGTTTCAACCGCGATTTTTATCAGATTATCAATCACCCGCATTCACCATTAAAAAAGTCGATTTAACTTTTGACCTATATGACAACGATACCCTTGTTACCGCCATTATGCAGGTATCACGAATAGACAAATCATCAAAGCAATTGCGTTTAGATGGCGAGCATTTAACATTAGTTTCCGTTGCTATCGATGGGCAATTACTGGCGGCTGACCAATATCAATTAGATGATTCTAGCTTAACCTTATCTATTGAACAGGACGATTTTACGTTAGAAATTGAGACCAAGATTGACCCAGAAAACAATACAGCGCTTGAAGGGCTGTATAAATCTGGTGGCGCTTTTTGCACCCAGTGCGAAGCAGAAGGGTTTCGCCGTATTACCTATTTTCTCGACAGACCGGATGTGCTAGCTGAGTATACAACTACAGTAATTGCTGACGAAAATGTGTACCCGTACCTTTTGGCTAATGGCAATAAGATAGCTGAGAGCTCTGTTGAAAATGGTCGCCATAGTGTGACATGGCATGATCCGTTCCCTAAACCAAGTTATTTGTTCGCGCTTGTTGCTGGAGATTTTGACTTACTTTCGGATACTTATAAAACCGCAAGCGGTAGACAAGTTGCGTTAGAGATATTTGTGGACAAAGGTAATATTGAAAAAGCGCATCATGCGATGGCGAGCTTGAAAAAATCGATGGCTTGGGATGAGCAAACCTATAACCTAGAATACGATCTTGATATCTACATGATTGTCGCTGTTGATTTCTTTAACATGGGCGCGATGGAGAACAAAGGCCTTAATGTGTTCAACAGTAAATTTGTTTTGGCTGACAACGCTACAGCAACCGATACTGACTTTTTCAATGTTGAGGCGGTAATTGCCCACGAGTATTTTCATAACTGGACCGGTAACCGAGTAACCTGTCGCGATTGGTTTCAATTGAGTCTTAAAGAGGGGCTTACGGTATTTAGAGATCAGTCTTTTTCTGCTGATATGCATTCAAAAGCAGTATGTCGAATCCAAAATGTACGTTTGCTTCGCCGGATGCAATTTCCTGAAGACGCTTCTCCAATGGCTCACCCTATACGTCCAGAAAAAGTGGTTGAAATGAATAATTTTTACACCATGACTGTATATGAAAAGGGTGCGGAAGTAATTCGTATGCTGCATCGAATTGTGGGAGATGATGGCTTTAAAAAAGGTATGGCGCTTTACTTCGAGCGTCACGATGGCCACGCAGTAACGTGCGATGATTTTGTCGATGCAATGGCTGATGCATCACAGGTTGATTTGTCACAGTTTAAAGTTTGGTACGAGCAGGCAGGTACACCAACAGTTAAGGTTGAAAAGCAGTTTGATCAAGCCAAGAATGAATTAACGCTTCACGTTTCTCAGCACCACCCAGATTTACCAGTAAATAAAACAACGAAAGATTTACTCATTCCTATTGCTATTGAACTTATAACGCAAGCGGGAAGTCAGTCGCACCTACTTACGCTCAGCCAAGCGCAACAAACGTTCACGTTTAAGCACTTAGAAAACGAGCCTGTCGTCGCATTGTTTACTGATTTTTCTGCGCCAGTAAAAGTAGAATTTGAACAAACAGACCAAGCATTAAATACCATTATTACTGATGCAAAAGACGAATTTAGCCGCTGGGATGCTTGCCAAAGTCTATTTATGCGAGAAATCTTTGCTCTGATTAATGCTCCTTCAAAAGCTGTCTCAGCAACATTATTGGCGACAGTTAGTTCTATCTTGAACAGCGAGGGTGACAATGCGCTAAAAGCAGAAATGCTAACTTTACCAAGCTTTGATGAGATCGCAGAGCTTTGCGATAGTGTTGAGCCACAAGCTATTTGCCGAGCGGTCGAAACCTTGAAACAGACTATTGCTGGTGAGTTAGCTAGCGAATTTAAGCAGGTATTTACGTCAAATCAGCAAACAACTTATAGCAAGGATGCAAAATCTATTGCCAATCGAGCATTGAAAAATGTTTGTCTAAACTACATGGCACGTTCAGAGCAGTACGCATCGATGGTAAGCAAGCAATACTATGAAGCTGATAATATGACCGATGGCATTGCTGCATTTTCAACAGCAGTAATCGCTAACTTGCCTGATTTATCTGCTATTAGTGAACACTTTGCTAATAAGTGGAAAGATACGACTTTGGTTATGGATAAATGGTATTCAGTTATGGCTCAGCAGCAACAAGATACCTTTACCAAGCTACAGGCTTTGCTCGATTCAGAGTCTTTTACCTTGCACAACCCTAACAGAGCACGCTCGCTAATCGGGGCGTTTGCTATGAATAACCCACAACATTTTCATTGTGAAAGTGGCCAAGGTTATAGATTTTTGGCAGATAGAGTGATTGAGCTAAATGCTATAAACCCGCAGGTTGCTGCTCGCTTGATTACACCATTAATTCAATTTGGTCGTTTTGATCAAGCTACACAGCAAAAAATGAAGCGTGAAATTAGCCGTATTGCTAGTATTGACAAGCTAGCACGAGACCTTAAAGAAAAAGTCAGTGCTGCGCTTTCAAGCTAA
- the nhaC gene encoding Na+/H+ antiporter NhaC has translation MTDKQATNASGPSMLDALIPLVSLIILLFFSFQLFGDNSSYGPNQIALLCSMGVAVLIGLKNGYQWHEMEKAIVKGISLSLGAVMILLAVGSLIGTWLLSGTVPTMIYYGLQIINPAWFYAAACLVCGIVAMSIGSSWTTAATIGVAFIGIAGGFDMSPAITAGAVISGAYFGDKLSPLSETTNLAPAVAGSELFSHIRYMLWTTVPSILIALVLFLILGLSENADMAGNSERIEVLTKTLQETYHISVLNLLPLAMLLFLAYKKMPAFPAVFIGALVGAVWAVIFQQDLIAQLASDGLSGVTATATVVWTALFDGIKIASDNAEINDLLSRGGMSSMLNTIWLVISALSFGAVLEHLGMLRKIVESILSSVKSVGGLIASTVATCFGTNLVTADQYMAIVMPGRMYRQAYKDRNLDPLVLSRTLEDSGTITSPLIPWNSCGAFMIGAMALGSYEYIFYCFFNLINPFVAILYGFIGFNIKKLSTN, from the coding sequence ATGACAGACAAACAAGCAACTAACGCATCGGGACCTTCGATGCTTGACGCACTGATACCTTTAGTGTCGTTAATTATTCTTTTATTCTTTTCCTTTCAACTCTTTGGTGACAATTCATCATATGGCCCAAACCAGATAGCGCTTTTATGTTCTATGGGCGTAGCTGTGCTGATTGGTCTTAAAAACGGTTATCAGTGGCATGAGATGGAGAAGGCCATCGTTAAAGGGATTTCATTGTCGCTAGGCGCGGTCATGATTCTATTGGCGGTTGGTTCACTTATTGGTACTTGGCTATTGTCAGGTACTGTACCAACGATGATTTATTATGGATTACAAATCATCAACCCTGCTTGGTTTTACGCTGCTGCGTGTTTAGTTTGTGGTATTGTCGCTATGAGTATAGGCAGTTCTTGGACGACTGCAGCGACAATTGGTGTTGCTTTCATCGGCATTGCTGGTGGTTTTGATATGTCGCCTGCAATTACGGCAGGTGCTGTAATTTCCGGCGCCTACTTTGGCGACAAGTTATCGCCGTTGTCTGAAACCACAAACTTGGCGCCAGCGGTAGCCGGCAGCGAGTTGTTTTCGCACATTCGTTACATGCTATGGACAACGGTACCTTCTATATTAATCGCATTAGTACTGTTTTTGATTTTAGGTCTAAGTGAAAATGCTGATATGGCAGGTAATTCTGAGCGCATTGAAGTACTCACTAAAACGCTACAAGAAACATATCACATTAGCGTATTAAACCTTCTACCATTGGCGATGTTGCTATTTTTAGCCTACAAAAAAATGCCTGCCTTTCCTGCCGTTTTCATTGGCGCACTAGTTGGCGCTGTTTGGGCGGTAATTTTCCAACAGGATCTAATTGCACAATTAGCTAGCGACGGTTTGTCAGGCGTTACTGCAACGGCAACTGTGGTTTGGACTGCATTATTCGACGGCATTAAAATTGCATCTGACAATGCCGAGATTAATGACTTACTTAGCCGTGGCGGTATGTCGAGCATGCTTAATACCATCTGGCTTGTTATTTCGGCATTAAGTTTTGGCGCAGTTCTAGAGCATCTAGGTATGCTGCGTAAAATAGTAGAGTCAATTTTGTCTTCTGTTAAATCTGTAGGCGGATTAATAGCAAGTACTGTTGCTACCTGTTTTGGTACAAACTTAGTGACAGCCGACCAATATATGGCGATTGTTATGCCAGGTCGTATGTATCGACAAGCTTATAAAGATAGAAATTTAGATCCACTGGTATTGAGTCGAACGCTTGAAGATTCCGGCACGATTACGTCACCGTTAATTCCATGGAATAGTTGTGGTGCCTTTATGATAGGTGCAATGGCACTTGGGTCATACGAGTATATTTTCTATTGCTTCTTTAACCTGATTAATCCTTTTGTAGCCATCCTTTATGGTTTCATTGGCTTTAACATTAAAAAGCTTTCAACGAATTAA